One part of the Terrimicrobium sacchariphilum genome encodes these proteins:
- a CDS encoding beta-mannosidase, with translation MKICSLEGAWTLSSSPSGVTCPAEVPGDTHSALIAAGKISDPYWAEEELAAQWVGREDWTYERTFSLTADYLAEKSVFLHAESLDTVAAIFVNGHKVSTTCNAFVRQRVEVKPFLRIGENHIRIVLASAEREAEERARALKYPVPYTQFPVQSPHRNLLRKPQCHAGWDWGPCLMVAAIGGPLYLGATSLGRIEYVWTEQTHRKGLVEVSIHCEVTSPEGGETMLEITLDGQRIARPVTLRPGLNILQEKVVIRRPRLWWPNGHGDQPLYDLQVSVAGDSTRKRIGLRTVEVVNSEDADGVSLTFVVNGRPIFCKGANWIPTDALPQRITREVMDDLLSSAAAVHMNMIRVWGGGQYESDCFYDLCDEKGLLVWQDFMFSCALYPGTPEFLAEVEPEIVHQVKRLRHHASLALWCGNNENVGALSWFEEPRKNRDRYLIDYDRLNEGVVGRIVRELDPRRVYWPSSPCGGPGDYSDCWHSDGRGDMHFWSVWHEGKPFEEYLNVRPRFCSEFGYQSFPSLDVVKTYAPRDQWNVTAPVMEHHQRNPGGNTRITENFARYFRIPQGFENFVYLSQVQQAIAIQIAVEHWRRLRPLCMGALYWQLNDLWPVCSWSSLEYGGKWKLLHHAARRFFDPVLVSIHPGKDGAVEIWGTNDLPDPASGRVEISIRDFSGAVRKKFSWREAIPAGAAALLRTITASQIPDRPEKLFLQVEGTVGGRVVRNTFFFATYKKCDLPQAEITRKIEAIPGGFAVTLSTNHPAFWVSLNADDIPGEFDDNAFTLLPGLPRVIQFTPKRNKPTLAAFRKALTIRHLRETYE, from the coding sequence ATGAAAATCTGCTCTCTCGAAGGCGCATGGACGCTGTCGTCCTCTCCATCCGGCGTGACATGCCCTGCGGAAGTACCGGGCGACACACATAGCGCGCTGATCGCAGCCGGAAAGATCTCCGATCCCTACTGGGCCGAGGAAGAGCTGGCCGCGCAGTGGGTCGGGAGGGAGGACTGGACGTACGAGCGCACGTTTTCGCTGACTGCGGACTACCTCGCCGAGAAGTCGGTCTTTCTCCATGCCGAGAGCCTCGACACGGTGGCCGCCATCTTTGTCAACGGCCACAAGGTCAGCACGACTTGCAACGCATTCGTCCGGCAGCGCGTGGAGGTCAAACCCTTCCTGCGGATCGGGGAAAACCACATCCGTATCGTGCTGGCCTCGGCGGAGCGTGAGGCCGAGGAGCGGGCCAGGGCGTTGAAATATCCCGTCCCCTACACTCAGTTCCCCGTCCAGTCGCCGCACCGCAACCTCCTTCGCAAACCGCAGTGCCATGCCGGCTGGGACTGGGGTCCGTGTCTCATGGTCGCCGCCATCGGCGGCCCACTCTATCTCGGCGCCACCTCGCTGGGCCGCATCGAGTACGTCTGGACCGAGCAGACCCACCGCAAGGGACTGGTCGAGGTTTCCATTCACTGCGAGGTGACATCTCCCGAGGGTGGCGAAACCATGCTGGAAATCACCCTGGACGGCCAGCGAATCGCACGCCCGGTCACGCTGCGTCCCGGCCTCAATATTCTACAGGAAAAAGTCGTGATCCGTCGCCCCCGCCTCTGGTGGCCAAATGGTCACGGCGATCAGCCCCTGTACGATCTCCAGGTGAGCGTGGCGGGAGATTCCACTCGCAAGCGCATCGGCCTGCGCACCGTGGAGGTGGTGAATTCAGAGGATGCCGATGGCGTCTCACTCACCTTCGTAGTCAATGGACGGCCGATTTTCTGCAAGGGTGCCAACTGGATTCCCACGGATGCCTTGCCGCAGCGCATCACCCGCGAGGTGATGGACGATCTGCTCTCCAGCGCAGCCGCCGTGCACATGAACATGATCCGCGTCTGGGGCGGCGGGCAGTATGAGTCCGACTGTTTCTATGATCTCTGCGATGAAAAGGGCCTGCTCGTGTGGCAGGACTTCATGTTTTCCTGTGCACTCTATCCCGGCACGCCGGAGTTCCTCGCCGAGGTGGAGCCGGAGATCGTTCATCAGGTCAAGCGCCTCCGGCATCACGCCTCGCTCGCCCTTTGGTGCGGGAACAACGAAAACGTCGGCGCGTTGTCGTGGTTCGAGGAACCGAGGAAAAACCGCGATCGTTATCTGATCGACTACGACCGGCTGAATGAAGGCGTGGTGGGCCGCATTGTCCGCGAGCTCGACCCCCGGCGGGTCTATTGGCCCAGCAGCCCGTGCGGCGGGCCGGGGGATTACTCGGATTGCTGGCACTCCGACGGCCGGGGCGACATGCATTTCTGGAGCGTCTGGCACGAGGGCAAGCCCTTCGAGGAGTATCTGAACGTGCGCCCGCGCTTTTGCTCCGAGTTTGGCTACCAGTCCTTTCCTTCCCTGGATGTGGTCAAGACCTATGCTCCGCGGGACCAGTGGAATGTTACCGCTCCCGTCATGGAGCACCACCAGCGCAATCCGGGAGGCAATACCCGTATCACCGAAAACTTTGCCCGGTATTTTCGCATCCCCCAGGGATTTGAGAACTTTGTCTATCTCAGCCAGGTCCAGCAGGCCATCGCGATCCAGATCGCAGTGGAGCACTGGCGTCGGCTGCGACCGCTCTGCATGGGCGCGCTCTACTGGCAGTTGAACGACCTCTGGCCGGTTTGCTCCTGGTCCTCGCTGGAGTACGGCGGAAAGTGGAAGCTCCTGCACCACGCCGCCCGGCGGTTCTTCGATCCCGTCCTGGTTTCGATCCACCCTGGCAAAGACGGAGCAGTCGAGATCTGGGGAACGAATGACCTGCCCGACCCCGCCAGCGGCCGGGTGGAAATCAGCATTCGCGACTTCTCAGGTGCCGTCCGGAAAAAGTTCTCCTGGCGCGAAGCGATCCCGGCTGGGGCCGCCGCTTTGCTTCGCACCATCACGGCCTCTCAAATCCCGGACCGACCGGAGAAGCTCTTCCTCCAGGTGGAGGGAACTGTCGGCGGTCGTGTGGTTCGCAATACGTTTTTCTTTGCGACCTACAAGAAATGCGATCTGCCCCAGGCCGAGATTACCCGGAAGATCGAAGCCATCCCCGGCGGATTTGCCGTAACCCTGTCGACCAATCACCCGGCCTTCTGGGTCTCGCTGAATGCGGATGACATCCCCGGCGAGTTTGACGACAACGCCTTCACGCTTCTGCCCGGCTTGCCCCGGGTCATTCAGTTTACCCCCAAGCGCAACAAGCCCACCCTGGCAGCATTCCGCAAAGCTCTCACCATTCGTCATCTCCGGGAAACTTATGAATAA
- a CDS encoding beta-galactosidase, translated as MKYFPLLLCAATLWIATPSLPARDDIRLPLKPSAPYAWWTPGEPIVFKPGGFLPKDLASLQGNVYGVDGLPVAQVEVSKDDFQTNGWVWKDAEPGFYDIEFFVTFADGSKAQVTDSFTRRAPNGKEARFERKKYSVAVVARPEPGAARVGQFGWQYHLNEREIPLAQLVGYEFTMIHSIPWGANFTNLADAIQPARDEYRWDKLDSSVKALADAGFEIGGQFCYTPTWASPYPEKEDKINICVRESAAYAPKDMSDFTNFVEKTVERYKDHIRIWEIWNEPNLPGSSCFWNDTPANFVRLQRAGYETIKRLQPEAEVWNGGLGMRVSYVSFYDKILKGGVAPYYDKLSLHAISTDVGQFREVERRYDAPEKAPVVSEWHAILIGSGVLSGPPASESALSLRMMKDLLNQIKQGVVRTVIFEMTNQVEKEVVGFAAANKWFTHSAGLFRQSPRIEPRHAAVVKAVFLTLTGKKATFEKEISLGDNGTGILLKTNHGDMLVVWTEQGELSAKDLKAFQSPSSKLHDWEGREVALNAATELKPGILYYLSSPDAAALAKAAPSDRLQPINRQKRSSAASPSATYAKAGLPAELPASDPLWITKDWNWVPYQDKEPRISARAAVGATESGVDILIAVKDATHEQKETSGWWNGDSVQVGIDCEGNGMFGSNTEVVCALTPAGVVFRKISNANVEADLPARRSAVGDTVEFGKCEIKHEGDVTTYRIHLDWSELNPMAYNPGTPLKISLLVNNNDGSGRAGYLEWGSGLGAGEKDPSLFGTLKPTP; from the coding sequence ATGAAGTATTTCCCTCTCCTGCTCTGTGCCGCGACCCTCTGGATAGCGACGCCCTCGCTCCCGGCCAGGGATGATATCCGCCTGCCCCTGAAACCCTCGGCCCCATATGCCTGGTGGACGCCGGGCGAGCCGATCGTCTTCAAACCCGGTGGCTTTCTGCCCAAGGATCTCGCGAGCCTGCAAGGCAATGTCTATGGCGTCGACGGCCTTCCCGTCGCCCAGGTCGAGGTCTCCAAGGACGACTTCCAAACGAACGGCTGGGTCTGGAAGGACGCCGAACCGGGTTTTTACGACATCGAGTTCTTTGTCACCTTTGCCGATGGGTCCAAGGCGCAGGTTACTGACAGCTTCACGCGCCGCGCGCCGAATGGAAAAGAGGCTCGCTTCGAGCGAAAGAAATACAGCGTGGCCGTCGTGGCCAGGCCGGAACCCGGCGCAGCCCGGGTCGGTCAATTCGGCTGGCAGTACCATCTGAACGAGCGGGAGATCCCGCTGGCTCAACTCGTCGGCTATGAGTTCACCATGATCCACTCGATCCCGTGGGGGGCAAACTTTACCAACCTGGCCGACGCCATCCAGCCCGCCAGGGACGAGTATCGGTGGGACAAGCTCGACAGCTCCGTCAAGGCGCTGGCCGATGCCGGTTTCGAAATCGGCGGCCAGTTTTGCTACACTCCCACCTGGGCCTCGCCTTACCCCGAGAAGGAGGACAAGATCAACATCTGCGTCCGGGAATCCGCCGCCTACGCGCCCAAAGACATGAGCGACTTCACGAACTTCGTGGAAAAGACAGTCGAGCGCTACAAGGATCACATCCGCATCTGGGAGATCTGGAACGAGCCGAACCTGCCAGGTTCCAGCTGCTTCTGGAACGACACACCAGCCAACTTTGTACGCCTCCAGCGTGCCGGATACGAAACCATCAAGCGCCTCCAGCCCGAGGCGGAGGTATGGAATGGCGGCCTCGGCATGCGCGTATCCTACGTTTCGTTCTATGACAAGATCCTCAAGGGCGGCGTGGCTCCTTACTATGACAAGCTCTCCCTGCACGCCATCTCCACGGATGTCGGACAGTTCCGCGAGGTGGAGCGTCGATATGATGCCCCGGAGAAGGCTCCGGTCGTCTCCGAGTGGCACGCGATCCTGATCGGCAGCGGCGTTCTCTCCGGTCCGCCCGCGTCGGAAAGCGCGCTGTCGCTACGCATGATGAAGGATCTCCTGAACCAGATCAAACAGGGTGTGGTCCGCACCGTCATCTTTGAAATGACCAACCAGGTCGAAAAGGAGGTCGTCGGCTTTGCCGCAGCCAACAAATGGTTCACTCACAGCGCCGGCCTCTTCCGTCAAAGCCCGCGCATCGAGCCGCGCCATGCTGCCGTGGTAAAGGCGGTCTTTCTCACCCTCACCGGGAAAAAGGCCACCTTCGAAAAGGAAATCTCCCTCGGTGACAACGGCACGGGCATCCTGCTCAAGACCAATCACGGCGACATGCTCGTGGTCTGGACTGAGCAGGGGGAACTCTCCGCGAAGGACCTGAAGGCGTTTCAGTCGCCCTCATCCAAACTGCACGACTGGGAGGGCCGCGAGGTCGCGCTCAATGCCGCGACGGAACTCAAGCCGGGCATCCTGTATTACCTCTCCTCCCCGGATGCCGCCGCCCTGGCCAAGGCCGCCCCTTCGGACCGCTTGCAGCCCATAAATCGCCAGAAGCGGTCATCTGCCGCGTCCCCATCGGCGACGTATGCCAAGGCGGGCCTGCCTGCCGAGCTGCCTGCCTCCGATCCGCTCTGGATCACGAAGGACTGGAACTGGGTTCCCTACCAGGACAAGGAGCCCAGGATCTCCGCACGCGCAGCCGTCGGTGCCACGGAAAGCGGCGTCGATATCCTCATCGCGGTCAAGGACGCAACCCACGAGCAGAAGGAAACCAGTGGCTGGTGGAACGGCGACAGCGTGCAGGTCGGCATCGATTGCGAAGGCAATGGCATGTTCGGATCGAACACCGAGGTCGTCTGTGCCCTGACCCCGGCCGGTGTCGTCTTCCGCAAGATCTCCAATGCCAACGTGGAAGCCGATCTCCCGGCCCGGCGTTCCGCCGTGGGTGACACGGTGGAGTTTGGCAAATGTGAGATCAAGCATGAGGGAGATGTGACGACCTACCGCATTCATCTCGACTGGTCCGAGCTCAATCCGATGGCCTACAATCCCGGCACTCCGCTGAAGATCTCGCTGCTGGTGAATAACAACGACGGCTCGGGCCGCGCAGGATACCTGGAGTGGGGTTCCGGTCTCGGGGCCGGTGAGAAGGACCCGTCGCTCTTTGGCACCCTCAAGCCCACTCCCTGA
- a CDS encoding PEP-CTERM sorting domain-containing protein, with the protein MKRKLRNLSGTQLALLAILSTSPALVRAQSVWDGGGTPSGGLYNWSDAANWVGDVAPTSATTTNIQLAGSTGTASNVDTAFTIRTLTFNSGAGAFNVTGNTISIQGAGNADTAAITNNSSSLQTISSNLTLLGGVGFAPVSGNLTINGNINMNGQGARFNPGVGRTLTLNGVISGTAGTTAFNGQGLTIINGANTVSWASVYVWNGTVQVNTDSLKGSAGAFGSNSSGVVQLGVTGGSATSPTLVTGAAVTIGQDIQLAAPASGTSGYTIGGNSAHISNYTGNILTNETNVKQVQALSVTAATGGRVNITAIRQRSGTSSSLGAGDNITKIGNGIVALAAGGTSTYAGTTTVSAGTLLVNGTIASTSTSGAAVGGVNVNANAVLGGVGNVNRLTTFANNSTLAAGDISAAGADLGGKLSFGAGLILNDSTALRFDLAAPGSLADDEVAVVGNFTLDGVLNITNLGGFGVGTYTLFTYSGGTFTNNGLTIGTTPVGYEYQIDTSTNGAVNLIVAVPEPTTVALLGLGMAFVMLRRRARQTRA; encoded by the coding sequence ATGAAACGAAAACTCCGCAACCTGTCGGGAACACAGCTGGCGCTCCTGGCCATACTCTCCACCTCACCCGCTCTCGTACGGGCGCAATCCGTGTGGGATGGCGGAGGCACTCCTTCCGGCGGTCTTTACAACTGGTCCGATGCCGCCAACTGGGTCGGCGATGTCGCCCCGACCAGCGCTACCACGACCAACATCCAGCTCGCGGGATCAACGGGGACTGCATCCAATGTCGACACGGCGTTCACCATCCGCACGCTAACATTCAATAGCGGCGCGGGGGCATTCAATGTCACAGGCAATACCATTTCGATCCAGGGAGCTGGTAATGCCGACACGGCGGCGATCACTAATAACTCGTCATCCCTCCAGACCATCTCGTCCAATCTCACGTTGTTGGGCGGAGTGGGATTCGCTCCCGTTTCCGGCAACCTTACCATCAACGGAAACATCAACATGAATGGCCAGGGAGCGCGCTTCAATCCGGGAGTGGGCCGCACCCTCACTCTGAATGGCGTGATCTCCGGCACGGCGGGAACGACTGCGTTTAACGGCCAGGGCCTCACGATCATCAACGGCGCCAATACCGTCTCCTGGGCATCGGTCTACGTGTGGAACGGAACGGTCCAGGTGAATACCGACTCGCTCAAAGGCTCGGCTGGAGCATTTGGCTCCAACTCGTCTGGCGTGGTACAACTCGGTGTGACCGGAGGCTCCGCGACATCTCCGACTCTGGTTACCGGTGCCGCTGTAACCATCGGACAGGACATCCAACTCGCTGCTCCAGCTTCCGGCACCTCGGGGTATACCATCGGCGGAAACTCCGCGCATATCTCGAACTACACGGGAAACATCCTGACCAACGAAACGAACGTCAAGCAGGTGCAGGCTCTCTCGGTGACCGCGGCAACGGGCGGGCGGGTGAACATTACCGCAATCCGCCAGCGGTCGGGAACCTCCTCATCGCTCGGTGCGGGAGATAACATCACCAAGATCGGCAACGGCATTGTCGCACTGGCTGCCGGCGGCACGTCGACCTATGCTGGAACCACCACCGTCTCGGCGGGAACCCTCCTGGTCAATGGCACCATCGCAAGCACCAGCACCAGCGGTGCCGCCGTGGGTGGCGTGAACGTCAATGCCAATGCCGTCCTCGGCGGCGTGGGCAACGTGAATCGTCTCACCACCTTTGCCAACAACTCCACCCTCGCGGCTGGCGACATCAGCGCGGCAGGGGCCGATCTGGGCGGCAAGCTGAGCTTTGGCGCAGGCTTGATCCTTAACGACTCCACCGCCCTGCGCTTCGATCTCGCGGCCCCGGGCAGCCTGGCCGATGACGAGGTGGCCGTGGTCGGCAACTTCACCCTCGATGGTGTACTGAACATCACCAACCTCGGTGGGTTCGGTGTCGGCACCTACACGCTCTTCACCTACAGCGGCGGCACGTTCACCAACAACGGCCTCACCATCGGAACCACCCCTGTCGGGTATGAATACCAGATCGACACTTCGACCAATGGGGCCGTCAACCTGATCGTCGCCGTGCCGGAGCCGACCACCGTTGCGCTCCTCGGCTTGGGAATGGCCTTTGTCATGCTGCGCCGCCGCGCCCGGCAGACCCGCGCCTAG
- a CDS encoding LacI family DNA-binding transcriptional regulator has translation MVRPPKKVQSIYTALREEIVAGAWKAGAKLPNESELAQRFDCSLGTVSKALALLVHEGFVERRARAGTTVIYGSPDSVASQLDAYAFIYPSEQHEGVWRAVRGFQDAAREAGRRVVMLTTGVDYQKETEFVSRLSEFDVRGAVIYPVIPTPQDQVHFSQLLVESRFPVVLAEISLPGLGCSTVVIDGFHAGYTMARHMIQRGARKIGFFSNFAWAPFMRDRYQGYRWALEEAGIGEPAGGVYLDPAMHPDFQDPLAEPTAMANAFLDRAGKIDAVVCAGDFLAMGCIAAAQQRGWRVPDDLLVSGVDDYSVLAASHGVPLTTYRIPYEEMGCKSFDLLDRVIRGQIVAPEERQLRGEIVIRQSA, from the coding sequence ATGGTCCGTCCCCCGAAGAAAGTTCAATCCATCTACACCGCACTCCGGGAGGAGATTGTCGCGGGGGCATGGAAGGCCGGAGCCAAGCTCCCGAACGAGAGCGAGCTGGCCCAGCGGTTTGATTGCAGTCTGGGGACCGTGAGCAAGGCGCTGGCCCTCCTCGTGCATGAGGGATTCGTCGAGCGCCGGGCGCGGGCCGGGACGACGGTGATCTACGGATCGCCCGATTCCGTCGCCAGCCAGCTCGATGCCTATGCCTTCATCTATCCCAGCGAACAGCACGAGGGCGTCTGGCGTGCGGTCAGGGGCTTCCAGGATGCGGCGCGCGAGGCCGGTCGTCGCGTGGTGATGCTCACCACCGGGGTGGATTACCAAAAGGAGACCGAGTTTGTGTCGCGCCTCTCCGAGTTTGATGTGCGCGGCGCCGTGATCTATCCGGTCATCCCCACGCCGCAGGACCAGGTGCATTTTTCCCAGCTCCTGGTCGAGTCGCGGTTTCCCGTCGTACTGGCGGAGATCAGTCTCCCCGGCCTGGGTTGCTCGACCGTGGTGATCGATGGCTTTCACGCCGGGTACACCATGGCCCGGCACATGATCCAGCGCGGCGCGAGGAAGATCGGCTTCTTTTCCAACTTCGCCTGGGCGCCGTTCATGCGCGACCGTTACCAGGGCTATCGCTGGGCTTTGGAGGAGGCCGGCATCGGAGAACCTGCGGGCGGCGTCTATCTCGACCCGGCCATGCATCCCGACTTTCAAGACCCGCTGGCGGAACCCACTGCGATGGCAAACGCCTTCCTGGATCGCGCGGGAAAAATCGACGCCGTGGTCTGCGCCGGCGACTTCCTCGCCATGGGCTGCATCGCAGCCGCCCAGCAGCGCGGCTGGCGGGTGCCGGATGACTTGCTCGTCAGCGGGGTGGATGATTATAGTGTACTCGCCGCGTCGCACGGAGTCCCCCTCACGACTTATCGCATTCCCTATGAAGAAATGGGCTGCAAGTCCTTTGACCTGCTCGACCGCGTGATCCGTGGTCAGATCGTCGCGCCCGAGGAACGCCAGCTCCGCGGCGAAATCGTCATCCGGCAAAGCGCCTGA
- a CDS encoding ADP-ribosylglycohydrolase family protein, whose amino-acid sequence MPQTLPSKCDLISRIQGCWLGKSIGGTLGLPAEGRMERLNFSFYDPVPTIAPPNDDLELQLVWLHMVEQGGDTLTRADFARAWLESIHYMWDEYGVCRWNLRRGVPAESTGTFENHFHAGMGSPIRSEIWACLFPGDPESTAYHAALDASLDHGREGIAGEVLVAVMQSLVAGGAGLDEAITASLGYLPAGTETLSAVQFVRRAFVENVPAWECWKELLVRHGNENFTHAPLNVALTIWALLYGEEDFEASVLLAANGGYDTDCTAASVGATLGLLNGVESIPARWSEPIGDGVFVGPGILGIDVPPTLDELSRRTERLIGKLKPRRWNRSEWDRSLPAVHLRDLPGTIELHPAGSAQSIPWANGELPVEIKKAGGGTWTWECLTDESRHIICLAREGARLFIDGELAIECPPHLPYVPATHRSSDLSRVAVTVGSGVHAIRLELNSSSAEQEASVILAYPNLHIAPWTAQELPHPALLPAQ is encoded by the coding sequence ATGCCTCAGACACTTCCTTCCAAATGCGATCTCATCTCTCGAATCCAGGGCTGCTGGTTGGGGAAATCCATCGGCGGGACGTTGGGGTTGCCGGCAGAGGGGAGGATGGAGAGGCTGAATTTTTCCTTTTACGACCCGGTTCCAACGATCGCGCCCCCGAATGATGATCTCGAGCTGCAGCTCGTGTGGCTGCATATGGTCGAGCAGGGTGGGGATACTCTTACGCGGGCGGATTTTGCCCGGGCGTGGCTCGAGAGCATTCACTACATGTGGGACGAGTATGGAGTTTGCCGGTGGAATCTGCGGCGGGGGGTGCCAGCGGAATCCACCGGAACCTTTGAGAATCACTTTCACGCGGGCATGGGGTCGCCCATCCGCTCGGAGATCTGGGCGTGCCTATTTCCAGGGGACCCGGAAAGCACGGCATACCATGCCGCTCTGGATGCCTCGCTCGATCATGGCCGCGAGGGGATCGCCGGCGAGGTCCTGGTGGCGGTCATGCAAAGCCTGGTCGCCGGGGGGGCGGGGCTCGACGAGGCGATCACCGCGAGCCTGGGATACCTGCCCGCAGGCACCGAGACGCTTTCCGCCGTGCAGTTTGTGCGCAGGGCGTTCGTCGAGAATGTCCCGGCCTGGGAGTGCTGGAAGGAGCTGCTCGTGCGCCACGGGAATGAGAATTTCACCCACGCTCCGCTCAACGTGGCGTTGACGATCTGGGCCCTCCTTTACGGAGAGGAGGATTTTGAGGCCAGTGTGCTGCTTGCTGCCAACGGGGGATACGATACGGACTGCACGGCAGCCTCCGTGGGGGCCACGCTCGGTCTGCTCAATGGCGTGGAGAGCATCCCGGCGCGCTGGAGCGAGCCAATCGGGGACGGCGTGTTTGTCGGGCCGGGCATTCTTGGTATCGACGTTCCGCCCACCCTGGACGAGCTCAGCCGGCGTACCGAGCGCTTGATCGGGAAGCTGAAACCCCGGCGGTGGAATCGCTCCGAGTGGGACCGCAGCCTTCCCGCCGTGCATCTCCGCGATCTGCCTGGAACCATCGAGTTGCACCCGGCGGGGTCGGCTCAGTCCATCCCATGGGCAAACGGCGAGCTCCCGGTGGAGATCAAAAAGGCCGGCGGTGGGACATGGACGTGGGAGTGCCTGACCGACGAGTCCCGCCATATCATTTGTCTCGCCCGGGAAGGCGCGAGACTCTTCATCGATGGCGAGTTGGCGATCGAGTGTCCGCCACATCTACCGTACGTGCCGGCCACGCATCGGAGCTCGGATCTTTCTCGCGTCGCGGTCACGGTCGGCTCCGGCGTGCATGCGATCCGGTTGGAGCTGAACTCCTCATCCGCAGAACAGGAGGCCTCCGTGATCCTGGCCTATCCCAACCTGCACATCGCGCCATGGACGGCGCAGGAACTGCCTCATCCTGCCCTGCTCCCGGCTCAGTGA
- the vccB gene encoding Verru_Chthon cassette protein B translates to MLPPSIAKRPERASCKTSPAFSLVEVVTALGIVSFGLVSMMGLLVAGIGTFREAVNATTEAQIAQQLANKMSLADYSAIVTNSEKVYHFTQEGLPVQNAGEAIYSAKVSAPTKLLVPGATSSGVSNTSTVVISIWSKTSPESTNAIPLQIANNGS, encoded by the coding sequence ATGTTGCCCCCAAGCATCGCCAAGCGCCCCGAGCGGGCCTCCTGCAAAACGTCACCCGCCTTTTCCCTGGTCGAGGTGGTCACGGCTCTCGGGATCGTGAGTTTCGGCCTTGTGTCGATGATGGGGCTGCTGGTGGCGGGGATCGGGACGTTCCGCGAGGCGGTGAATGCGACCACGGAGGCGCAGATCGCGCAGCAGCTGGCGAACAAGATGTCGCTGGCGGATTATTCCGCGATCGTGACGAACTCGGAAAAGGTCTATCACTTCACGCAGGAAGGTCTGCCGGTGCAGAATGCCGGGGAGGCGATATATTCCGCGAAAGTGAGTGCGCCGACGAAGCTCCTGGTCCCCGGGGCGACCTCCTCCGGCGTGAGCAATACGTCCACCGTGGTGATCTCCATCTGGAGCAAAACATCGCCGGAAAGCACCAATGCGATTCCCCTGCAAATCGCCAATAACGGCTCCTAG
- the vccC gene encoding Verru_Chthon cassette protein C: MRFPCKSPITAPRLSGGGRAGRAAGFTLVELLVASAVFMLILVLVLSITSQTSQVWKRSAAKIEAFQGARAAYETITSRLRQATLNTYLDYYDNSSPAQPRTPANADTFQPSVYGRNSDLHFVVDRTSSLLAGSADTHPGQAVFFLAPLAFTLTTANSGKVASLVNACGFYTEFNSDKPYFPPFLSGSGAVNERYRYRLMEFLQPAEDLEIYKLPSDGSATQYDQWFTKFLPPTVAIADAPVRVLAENIIAFIVLPELSPHDADAATDPIAPHFQYDSRAGDITSRTKHQLPPLLRVVMVAIDEPSAARLNPPGRTTPPAALSVLGTLFQDAASLDDDLGKLSAVLIDNNINYRIFDTEVGLRGAKWSGQ, encoded by the coding sequence ATGCGATTCCCCTGCAAATCGCCAATAACGGCTCCTAGGCTATCGGGTGGCGGGCGAGCCGGGCGGGCGGCGGGTTTCACCCTGGTGGAGCTGCTGGTGGCGTCGGCGGTCTTCATGCTCATCCTCGTGCTGGTGCTCTCGATTACGAGCCAGACCAGCCAGGTGTGGAAGCGTTCGGCGGCGAAGATTGAGGCCTTCCAGGGCGCGCGGGCGGCCTATGAGACGATCACCTCGCGGCTGCGGCAGGCCACGTTGAATACCTACCTGGACTATTATGACAACAGCAGTCCTGCGCAGCCTCGTACGCCGGCAAATGCCGATACGTTCCAACCCTCTGTCTACGGACGCAACTCCGACCTGCACTTCGTCGTCGACCGGACGTCGAGCCTGCTTGCCGGCAGCGCGGATACGCATCCCGGCCAGGCAGTGTTTTTCCTCGCACCGCTCGCCTTTACCCTTACCACGGCCAATTCCGGCAAGGTGGCCAGTCTCGTGAACGCCTGCGGATTCTACACGGAGTTCAACTCCGACAAGCCGTACTTCCCCCCATTCCTGAGTGGTTCGGGAGCAGTCAACGAACGCTATCGCTACCGGCTGATGGAGTTTCTTCAGCCCGCCGAGGACCTCGAGATTTACAAGCTGCCGTCGGACGGATCGGCGACGCAGTACGACCAGTGGTTCACGAAATTCCTGCCCCCGACGGTGGCGATCGCCGACGCCCCGGTGCGCGTCCTGGCTGAGAATATCATCGCCTTCATCGTCCTGCCGGAGTTGTCGCCGCACGATGCAGACGCGGCGACGGACCCGATCGCGCCGCATTTTCAATACGACTCGCGGGCCGGGGACATCACCTCCCGGACGAAGCACCAGCTGCCGCCGCTGCTGAGGGTGGTCATGGTGGCCATCGACGAGCCATCCGCCGCCCGGTTGAATCCTCCCGGCCGCACGACTCCGCCTGCGGCCCTGAGCGTCCTGGGGACACTCTTTCAGGATGCGGCCAGCCTGGATGACGACCTGGGCAAGCTTTCCGCCGTGCTGATCGACAACAATATCAACTACCGGATCTTTGACACCGAGGTCGGACTGAGAGGGGCAAAATGGAGCGGACAGTGA